From a single Lactococcus carnosus genomic region:
- a CDS encoding sugar ABC transporter substrate-binding protein, with product MKMKSMIGLSMTGLVAVALLASCGTKKKESTSTTKLPDPTYKVDKSKPAWQSDKSKDNTLTWYINAEWWNKKYGTDLITKQVKKDLNLDIKFVVGDDTKLNTYFASGDIPDIVTVLDPNTEVARTANKWALPLQDLANKYDPYFYDVAREDTLNWYKLSDGKTYGYPNYSNTQADFKSGKVPARDAFVIRQDVLDAIGPQDFKTPQGFINAMKAIKDKFPDLVPFGFNDFSGGTSSLGDVVQDMLGVAMTNKDNTYYDRNLDEDYITWLKAFRQVHEAGNISDDSFSDNNDAFKEKMTSGKYATMMVAANVNQGNSLQTWLSANPNKGYIASDGIQSTKGKTPTLSQAGLSGWMINYISQKTKNPAKAIQVFEYLLSDYGQILTNFGIEGDTFNYIDGNKEAISWTDAAAKIQSDDLTKWQKDYRIGEFIQFGHDRFKAYNKASYVKAVWQQQAWGQKYLTPQFKMENISPEPGTQEARALSAITTKWQTTLVSLIRAKDTAEFDKTLATFKQFQKDNKVKEINVTRDKNIKLNMKKLGEK from the coding sequence ATGAAGATGAAAAGTATGATAGGGCTATCCATGACAGGTCTAGTAGCAGTTGCGCTACTTGCCTCATGTGGTACCAAGAAAAAAGAATCGACTAGTACAACAAAATTACCTGATCCCACTTACAAAGTGGACAAGTCAAAACCTGCCTGGCAGTCAGATAAAAGTAAAGATAATACCTTAACATGGTATATCAATGCGGAATGGTGGAATAAAAAATATGGCACCGATTTGATCACTAAGCAGGTCAAAAAAGATTTAAATCTTGATATTAAATTTGTCGTAGGAGATGATACCAAACTCAATACCTACTTTGCTAGTGGTGATATTCCTGATATCGTGACGGTGCTTGATCCCAATACTGAAGTCGCCCGTACGGCCAACAAATGGGCACTTCCTTTGCAAGACCTAGCTAACAAATACGATCCCTATTTTTATGATGTAGCGCGTGAAGATACCCTCAACTGGTATAAACTATCAGATGGGAAAACCTATGGCTATCCCAATTATTCAAATACTCAAGCTGATTTTAAGAGTGGAAAAGTGCCAGCAAGGGATGCTTTTGTGATTCGACAAGACGTGCTTGATGCTATCGGCCCACAAGACTTTAAGACACCGCAAGGTTTTATTAATGCCATGAAAGCAATAAAGGATAAGTTCCCTGATCTTGTACCGTTTGGCTTTAATGATTTTTCAGGTGGCACAAGTTCCCTTGGTGATGTCGTTCAAGACATGCTTGGTGTAGCGATGACAAATAAGGATAATACCTACTATGATCGCAATCTAGATGAGGATTACATTACCTGGTTAAAAGCTTTTCGCCAAGTTCATGAAGCTGGTAATATATCTGATGATAGTTTTTCTGATAATAATGATGCATTTAAGGAAAAAATGACAAGTGGTAAATATGCAACGATGATGGTGGCAGCAAATGTTAACCAAGGTAATAGCCTACAAACATGGCTATCTGCAAACCCGAATAAGGGCTACATCGCCAGTGATGGGATTCAATCAACCAAAGGTAAGACGCCAACTTTATCTCAAGCTGGGCTTTCAGGTTGGATGATTAACTATATTTCTCAGAAGACAAAAAATCCTGCCAAAGCCATTCAAGTATTTGAATACCTACTGAGTGATTATGGGCAAATTTTGACAAATTTCGGTATAGAAGGAGACACGTTCAATTATATCGATGGCAACAAAGAAGCGATTAGTTGGACAGATGCCGCTGCCAAAATTCAATCAGATGACCTGACAAAATGGCAAAAAGACTATCGGATTGGTGAGTTTATTCAATTTGGTCATGATCGCTTCAAGGCATACAATAAGGCATCTTATGTAAAAGCAGTTTGGCAACAACAAGCATGGGGACAAAAATATTTGACACCTCAGTTTAAAATGGAGAATATTTCACCAGAACCTGGTACGCAAGAAGCGCGTGCTTTAAGTGCAATTACAACCAAATGGCAGACGACCTTGGTCAGCTTGATTCGTGCTAAAGATACAGCAGAGTTTGACAAAACATTAGCAACATTTAAGCAATTTCAAAAAGACAATAAAGTCAAAGAAATTAACGTGACACGTGACAAAAATATTAAGCTTAACATGAAAAAATTAGGGGAGAAATAA
- a CDS encoding ROK family protein: MEKGLFPSTPDDGELLLKNMASQVATYQVKYPIEGIGISVPGIVRKDGYMVTAGAIKPFYKVNLKEKCEAAFHLPVVLENDANCAAIAEQWLGNAQGIENYIVVVLGTAVGCGIIINGKVYQGAHGAAGEIGWSMQGPLDYTHDLEDDSWNFTSGVILGLYNRYYQATGQKISDARLILDLVRQGDVLATKVVDQYYDDVAKGLLNLICVFDPEVLLLGGGISANQEFLDNLTDRIEKIKRHHRSMNQLKNETIADIKPCLLRNDAGLIGAVYQAKKMK, from the coding sequence ATAGAAAAAGGCTTATTTCCATCAACGCCTGATGATGGTGAATTACTCCTTAAAAATATGGCAAGCCAAGTGGCTACCTATCAAGTAAAGTATCCGATTGAAGGTATTGGCATTAGTGTGCCCGGAATTGTTAGGAAAGATGGCTATATGGTAACAGCTGGTGCCATAAAACCATTTTATAAAGTCAATCTCAAAGAAAAATGTGAAGCTGCTTTTCACTTGCCAGTTGTTCTTGAAAATGATGCAAATTGTGCTGCGATTGCCGAGCAATGGTTGGGTAATGCCCAAGGTATTGAAAACTATATCGTCGTTGTTTTGGGCACTGCTGTTGGCTGCGGAATCATTATTAATGGTAAGGTCTATCAAGGGGCGCATGGCGCTGCTGGAGAAATTGGCTGGAGTATGCAAGGTCCACTGGATTACACACATGATTTAGAAGATGATTCATGGAACTTTACGAGTGGTGTGATATTAGGACTATACAATCGCTATTATCAAGCGACTGGTCAGAAAATATCTGATGCACGCCTGATACTAGACTTAGTCCGACAAGGTGATGTCCTAGCTACCAAAGTCGTGGACCAGTATTATGATGATGTCGCCAAGGGCTTACTAAATTTGATTTGCGTGTTTGATCCCGAGGTGCTACTCTTAGGCGGTGGTATCAGTGCCAACCAGGAGTTTTTGGACAACCTCACAGATAGAATTGAGAAGATTAAGCGGCATCATAGGAGCATGAATCAATTAAAAAATGAAACGATAGCAGATATCAAACCTTGTCTCTTAAGAAATGATGCCGGCTTGATTGGAGCTGTATATCAAGCTAAAAAAATGAAGTGA
- a CDS encoding NAD(P)/FAD-dependent oxidoreductase, which translates to MKTNYDTIIIGGGPSGMMAAVASSFYGRKTLILDKNKKLGKKLAMTGGGRCNVTNNGSLDDILAGIPHGGKFLYSTFAQFDNHDIINFFEENGTRLKVEDHGRVFPATDKSQTIISALQAKIVELGATIATQSEVISTTKTDDGHFLIKTADREFTCRKLIVTTGGKSYPSTGSTGYGHDIARHFKLKVTELSPAESPLTTDFPHKTLQGISLRDINLQIGKHVIRHDLLFTHFGLSGPAALRASTFVKEADWVSIDFLPDLSEAALSATFTELRDKSVKNVAKSLLQERVAEFLITESAISPDAKVKQLSEKQITSLIEKMKAFPIKVTGTMSLAKSFVTAGGVDLSEIRPKTLMSKSVDNLYFAGEVLDINAHTGGFNITSALATGWVAGIN; encoded by the coding sequence ATGAAAACAAATTATGATACGATCATTATCGGTGGGGGACCTTCTGGTATGATGGCTGCGGTAGCAAGCAGTTTCTACGGTCGCAAAACACTGATTTTAGACAAAAATAAAAAACTGGGTAAAAAACTGGCCATGACTGGCGGGGGCCGCTGTAACGTCACCAATAATGGTAGCCTTGATGATATTCTAGCGGGGATACCACATGGTGGAAAATTTTTATACAGTACATTTGCCCAGTTTGATAACCATGACATCATCAATTTTTTTGAAGAAAATGGCACGAGATTAAAGGTTGAAGATCACGGTCGTGTCTTTCCTGCAACAGATAAATCTCAAACAATCATATCTGCCCTACAAGCCAAAATAGTCGAGTTAGGTGCGACAATCGCCACCCAGTCAGAAGTCATCTCAACGACTAAAACGGATGATGGTCATTTTCTGATTAAAACAGCTGATCGTGAGTTTACCTGCCGTAAATTGATTGTCACAACTGGCGGAAAATCTTACCCATCTACTGGCTCTACCGGATATGGTCATGATATCGCACGACATTTCAAGCTTAAGGTAACTGAGCTAAGTCCTGCTGAAAGTCCCTTGACAACGGATTTTCCTCATAAAACATTACAAGGTATTTCTCTAAGGGATATCAACCTGCAGATTGGCAAACATGTGATTAGACATGATCTATTATTTACCCACTTTGGCTTGTCCGGTCCTGCTGCATTACGCGCCTCTACCTTTGTCAAAGAAGCCGATTGGGTCAGCATTGACTTTTTACCTGACCTCTCTGAAGCTGCTTTGTCAGCCACATTTACAGAATTAAGGGACAAATCAGTCAAAAACGTTGCTAAGTCTCTATTACAGGAACGTGTCGCCGAATTTTTAATCACCGAATCGGCGATTTCCCCTGATGCTAAAGTGAAACAGCTTTCTGAAAAACAGATCACAAGTTTAATCGAAAAAATGAAGGCTTTCCCTATAAAGGTAACAGGTACCATGAGTTTAGCCAAATCATTTGTCACAGCTGGTGGCGTTGATTTAAGTGAGATTAGACCTAAGACTTTGATGAGTAAATCAGTCGACAATCTCTATTTTGCAGGAGAAGTTTTGGATATTAATGCCCATACCGGTGGCTTTAATATTACGTCAGCGCTTGCAACTGGATGGGTTGCAGGCATCAATTAA
- a CDS encoding PASTA domain-containing protein yields MGYSDTVAKVGYLKQAFANASLTSDNFKREDNLTLHYSKGKEPITKNIAVPDFSSQTKDQINSWSKDKSVKVEMQEEGSNTIEVGKVISQSVAKSEKISKADTIIIKLSAGKPILVPYYAKFTFEEASGASKELPVLAKQVYSDTVPYGDFIGQSVAAGTQYFIKDTIPDITATYSLGRVYMKDLSGQTEGDLQSTFHNDYTSKGANISYQIQYINSSETKGTVVEQSVLNEFVPLTFTVAIGISTGNE; encoded by the coding sequence ATGGGGTATTCAGATACAGTTGCAAAAGTAGGCTATTTAAAGCAAGCTTTTGCGAATGCATCACTAACTTCTGACAACTTTAAGCGAGAAGATAATTTAACGCTTCACTATTCAAAAGGTAAAGAGCCAATCACTAAAAACATTGCTGTACCAGATTTTTCTAGTCAGACTAAAGATCAGATCAATAGTTGGAGTAAAGATAAAAGCGTTAAAGTTGAGATGCAAGAGGAAGGTAGCAATACGATAGAGGTAGGGAAGGTCATCTCTCAGTCAGTCGCTAAGTCAGAAAAAATATCGAAAGCGGATACGATCATCATCAAATTATCTGCTGGTAAACCGATTTTAGTCCCTTATTATGCCAAATTTACCTTTGAGGAGGCAAGTGGTGCTTCAAAAGAGTTACCGGTACTTGCCAAGCAAGTGTATAGTGATACAGTTCCTTATGGCGATTTTATCGGTCAGTCTGTTGCTGCTGGCACCCAGTATTTTATCAAAGATACGATCCCAGATATAACAGCAACTTATTCACTTGGCCGTGTCTATATGAAAGATTTGTCTGGTCAAACAGAAGGCGACTTGCAAAGTACCTTTCATAATGACTATACCTCTAAAGGGGCTAATATTAGCTATCAAATTCAGTATATCAACAGTAGCGAGACCAAAGGGACCGTCGTTGAACAGAGCGTCCTAAATGAATTTGTACCACTTACATTTACGGTTGCAATTGGGATTAGTACAGGCAATGAATAA
- a CDS encoding glucose-6-phosphate isomerase — protein MSHIKFDYKTALTFVAQHEFDYLQPAVTAFDAALRDGTGQGADFTGWIDLPKDYDKAEFDRILKSAEKIKSDSDVLIVIGIGGSYLGAKAAIDFLNSSFVNLETKEKRQAPQIVYAGNSISSTYLSQLVDYVADKDFSVNVISKSGTTTEPAIAFRVFKEMLIKKYGTEEANRRIYATTDKEKGAVKVQADAEGWESFVVPDAVGGRFTVLTPVGLLPIAASGADIQALMDGAAAAREAYSTADLKENEAYQYAVLRNILFRKGKTIEILANYEPSLQYFGEWWKQLAGESEGKDYKGIYPTSANFSTDLHSIGQSIQEGSRNLFETVIKVEEPKLNINIPAEAEDLDGLGYLEGKDVDYVNTKAFQGVLLAHTDGGVPNSVITIKKQDEFTLGYLIYFFEIAIGLSGYLNGVNPFDQPGVEAYKKNMFALLGKPGFEALSAELNERL, from the coding sequence ATGTCACACATAAAATTTGATTACAAAACTGCTCTAACTTTTGTTGCGCAGCACGAATTTGACTATTTACAACCAGCAGTTACTGCTTTTGATGCAGCCCTACGTGATGGGACTGGTCAGGGAGCTGACTTTACAGGTTGGATTGATCTACCAAAAGACTATGACAAAGCAGAATTTGATCGTATTCTTAAATCAGCAGAAAAAATCAAATCTGATAGTGACGTTTTGATCGTCATCGGTATTGGTGGCTCTTACTTAGGTGCTAAGGCTGCGATTGATTTCTTGAACAGTTCATTTGTTAACCTTGAGACAAAAGAAAAACGTCAAGCACCACAAATTGTGTATGCAGGTAATTCAATTTCATCTACTTACTTGTCACAATTAGTTGATTACGTTGCTGATAAAGATTTCTCTGTTAACGTCATTTCAAAATCTGGTACAACAACTGAACCAGCGATTGCTTTCCGTGTTTTCAAAGAAATGTTGATCAAAAAATATGGTACTGAAGAAGCAAACCGTCGTATCTATGCAACAACAGACAAAGAAAAAGGTGCTGTTAAAGTTCAAGCTGATGCTGAAGGTTGGGAATCATTTGTCGTACCAGATGCTGTTGGTGGTCGCTTCACAGTCTTGACACCAGTTGGCTTGTTACCTATCGCTGCAAGTGGTGCAGATATTCAAGCTTTAATGGATGGTGCAGCAGCAGCGCGTGAAGCCTACAGTACAGCAGATTTGAAAGAAAACGAAGCCTACCAATATGCAGTACTTCGGAATATTCTTTTCCGTAAAGGCAAAACAATCGAAATTTTAGCAAACTATGAACCATCACTTCAATACTTTGGTGAGTGGTGGAAACAGTTAGCAGGCGAATCTGAAGGGAAAGACTACAAAGGTATCTACCCAACATCAGCTAACTTTTCAACAGATTTACACTCTATCGGTCAATCTATCCAAGAAGGTAGCCGTAACCTCTTTGAAACAGTCATCAAAGTTGAAGAACCAAAATTGAACATCAACATCCCTGCTGAAGCAGAAGATTTAGATGGTCTTGGCTACCTTGAAGGTAAAGATGTTGACTACGTCAATACAAAAGCTTTCCAAGGTGTCTTGCTTGCCCATACAGATGGCGGTGTACCAAACTCAGTGATCACAATCAAGAAACAAGATGAGTTCACGTTAGGTTACCTCATCTACTTCTTTGAAATTGCAATTGGCTTATCTGGCTACTTAAACGGGGTTAACCCATTTGACCAACCAGGTGTTGAAGCCTACAAGAAAAATATGTTTGCGTTACTTGGTAAACCAGGTTTTGAAGCCCTTAGTGCTGAATTAAACGAACGTCTATAA
- a CDS encoding peroxiredoxin, giving the protein MIITRHGDVFAEISPLTTGQAPDFTLTDLNQNPVTLSKLTDPIIISVFPDINTSVCALQTKHFNVAAAANQAISFLSISNNTAKEQANWCAAEGVDMTILSDEKNTFGELYGLVLPEANLLARSVFVIKDGQIIYSEILSEMSNEPNYDKALEIANSVI; this is encoded by the coding sequence ATGATTATTACGAGACACGGTGATGTTTTTGCAGAGATTAGCCCACTGACGACAGGTCAAGCACCAGATTTTACCTTAACTGATCTCAATCAAAATCCAGTGACACTATCTAAATTGACAGATCCGATTATCATCAGTGTTTTTCCTGATATTAATACCAGTGTTTGTGCCTTACAAACCAAGCACTTTAATGTTGCAGCAGCAGCTAATCAGGCAATCTCTTTTCTATCTATTTCAAATAATACAGCCAAAGAGCAGGCTAATTGGTGTGCTGCTGAGGGTGTAGATATGACGATTTTATCTGATGAAAAAAATACGTTTGGTGAACTGTATGGTTTGGTACTACCTGAAGCTAACCTATTGGCACGAAGTGTTTTTGTGATTAAAGATGGGCAGATTATCTATTCTGAAATTTTGAGTGAGATGAGTAACGAACCGAATTATGATAAAGCGCTTGAGATTGCAAACTCAGTGATTTAA